The proteins below are encoded in one region of Bifidobacterium catenulatum DSM 16992 = JCM 1194 = LMG 11043:
- a CDS encoding uracil-xanthine permease family protein, with the protein MSNLFTWQVHGDGKTLKPGEVVEPDERLTWPRTAEIGAQHVIAMFGATFLVPILTGFDPSTTLFFTAMSTALFLLINKNMLPSYLGSSFGFIAPIAAVASAHKGLAVASFGIMVTGILLALIGVLVHYAGAKWIDIIMPPVVNGAIVAIIGFNLAPSVWNNFKVAPDTAIVTLVAVLLVAVLFKGLLGRLNILIGVIIGYAYACFRGQVDFSAIGKAAWIGLPEFRLPQVDFTILPMFIPVVLVLIAENVGHVKSVSQMTGRDYDDQIGTALFADGLGTTIAGFGGGSGTTTYGENIGVMAATKVYSTAAYWCAAAFALILSLCPKFGAIINTIPAGVLGGVTTLLYGMIGMVGIRIWVENKVNFDKPLNIMVAAITMIIAIGQFAFAFNGISFNGIAIGTIVVLVAYHGLKAIGKATGTIAKDDPDIL; encoded by the coding sequence ATGTCCAATCTGTTCACGTGGCAGGTCCACGGTGACGGCAAGACGCTGAAGCCGGGCGAAGTCGTTGAGCCTGACGAGCGCCTGACTTGGCCGCGCACCGCCGAAATCGGCGCACAGCATGTCATCGCCATGTTCGGCGCCACGTTCCTCGTGCCGATTCTGACCGGTTTCGACCCGTCCACCACCTTGTTCTTTACGGCCATGTCGACCGCACTGTTCCTGCTGATCAACAAGAACATGCTGCCGAGCTACCTAGGCTCGTCCTTCGGTTTCATCGCGCCGATCGCCGCCGTGGCCAGCGCCCACAAGGGCCTCGCTGTCGCGTCCTTCGGCATCATGGTCACCGGCATCTTGCTGGCCCTGATCGGCGTGCTCGTCCATTACGCGGGCGCCAAGTGGATCGACATCATCATGCCGCCGGTTGTCAACGGTGCCATTGTGGCCATCATCGGCTTCAACCTGGCTCCGAGCGTGTGGAACAACTTCAAGGTCGCTCCCGACACCGCCATCGTCACCCTCGTGGCCGTGCTGCTCGTCGCCGTGTTGTTCAAGGGTCTGCTCGGCCGACTCAACATCCTCATCGGCGTGATCATCGGCTATGCGTACGCCTGCTTCCGTGGTCAGGTCGACTTCTCCGCCATCGGCAAGGCCGCATGGATCGGCCTGCCGGAATTCCGTCTGCCGCAGGTCGACTTCACCATCCTGCCGATGTTCATCCCAGTCGTGCTCGTGCTCATCGCCGAAAACGTCGGCCACGTCAAGTCCGTGTCCCAGATGACCGGCCGCGATTATGACGACCAGATCGGCACCGCCCTGTTCGCCGACGGTCTTGGTACTACCATCGCCGGTTTCGGCGGCGGTTCCGGCACCACCACGTACGGTGAGAACATCGGTGTGATGGCAGCCACCAAGGTGTATTCCACCGCAGCTTACTGGTGCGCCGCTGCGTTCGCGCTGATTCTGAGCCTGTGCCCGAAGTTCGGCGCCATCATCAACACCATTCCTGCTGGCGTGCTCGGTGGCGTGACCACCCTGCTGTACGGCATGATCGGCATGGTCGGCATTCGTATTTGGGTTGAGAACAAGGTCAACTTCGACAAGCCGCTGAACATCATGGTTGCCGCGATCACCATGATTATCGCCATCGGCCAGTTCGCGTTCGCTTTCAATGGCATTTCCTTTAACGGCATCGCCATCGGCACCATCGTGGTCCTCGTCGCCTACCACGGCCTGAAGGCCATCGGCAAGGCTACCGGCACCATTGCCAAGGACGATCCGGACATTCTGTGA
- a CDS encoding ABC transporter ATP-binding protein has protein sequence MQYVFSASNVSCVVPVDGEQRTIFSGLSVDMKLGEIVDLVGPSGSGKSSLLTAFARLNPNAKGDFQLEGRSASEFTPQQWRSQVAYLPQKPVLIGSSVAEAIRLPFTLAIRAGEGKQGFGRKWSSGKSLKPADLLPDARIRATLDAIGCADIDLGRAPHDLSGGQAARVSLARTLLTSPKVLLADEVDAGLDDENADKVASIMAQAAERGMTVIRIRHRPPDGRATRILTLANGVLQSANAPRTTATNDSNDFAAQSDSMQGAQA, from the coding sequence ATGCAGTATGTTTTTTCGGCTTCGAATGTTTCCTGTGTCGTGCCTGTCGATGGTGAGCAACGCACGATTTTCAGCGGATTATCCGTTGATATGAAGCTTGGTGAGATTGTGGATTTGGTCGGCCCTTCCGGATCGGGCAAGAGTAGTCTGCTTACCGCTTTCGCACGATTGAATCCGAATGCGAAAGGCGATTTTCAGCTTGAAGGGCGCTCTGCCAGCGAATTCACACCGCAGCAGTGGCGTAGTCAGGTGGCGTATTTGCCGCAGAAGCCAGTATTGATCGGTTCGAGTGTGGCCGAGGCGATTCGTTTACCGTTCACACTGGCTATTCGTGCGGGCGAAGGCAAGCAAGGATTCGGCAGGAAATGGTCGTCCGGCAAGTCTCTCAAACCCGCCGATCTACTGCCGGATGCTCGCATTCGAGCCACGCTTGACGCCATTGGCTGCGCGGATATTGACTTGGGGCGTGCTCCGCATGACTTGTCTGGAGGCCAGGCCGCCCGCGTGAGTTTGGCGCGCACCTTGCTTACTTCGCCAAAAGTGCTGCTTGCCGACGAGGTTGATGCCGGTTTGGATGATGAGAACGCCGATAAGGTGGCGTCCATCATGGCTCAGGCCGCAGAGCGGGGCATGACGGTGATCCGTATTCGCCATCGTCCACCGGATGGGCGTGCCACGCGTATTCTTACACTGGCCAATGGCGTATTGCAGAGTGCGAATGCTCCGCGAACCACAGCAACCAATGATTCCAATGATTTCGCGGCACAGTCCGATTCGATGCAAGGAGCGCAGGCATGA
- a CDS encoding helix-turn-helix domain-containing protein, producing MSVVDEAKLRYLDFLSREDRVRHHRYVEEMKQYDMMRSGDINAISESAKLWDSGLYGHLSDDPLKNAKYRFVTTITLATRFAIEGGMDEEDAYNASDLYIQDLDNCKTPEDVRRLHTDMMTFFTWAMADMQKTDTHSKAVNECMDYIHYHLHEKITVAILAQHVHLNPTYLSELFARETGTSLSQYITDKRMEAAENMLKYSEYSFNEIAQILAYRSQSHFSKVFKKHSGMTPGEYRAKYSQNGIWPE from the coding sequence ATGTCGGTTGTCGATGAGGCGAAACTGAGGTATCTGGACTTTCTTTCGCGTGAGGATCGGGTACGCCACCATCGCTACGTTGAGGAAATGAAGCAGTATGACATGATGCGCTCCGGCGACATCAATGCCATTTCGGAAAGCGCGAAACTGTGGGATTCCGGACTATACGGCCATCTGTCGGACGATCCTCTGAAAAACGCGAAATACCGTTTCGTCACCACCATTACCTTGGCCACGCGTTTCGCCATTGAAGGTGGCATGGACGAGGAAGACGCATACAACGCCTCCGATCTGTACATTCAAGATCTTGACAATTGCAAGACTCCGGAAGATGTGCGCCGACTGCACACCGACATGATGACCTTCTTCACTTGGGCCATGGCCGACATGCAGAAAACCGACACCCATTCCAAAGCCGTCAACGAGTGCATGGACTACATCCACTACCATCTGCATGAGAAAATCACTGTCGCGATTCTGGCACAGCACGTGCATTTGAATCCCACGTATCTGTCGGAACTGTTCGCACGCGAAACGGGAACGTCATTGTCGCAATACATTACCGACAAACGTATGGAAGCCGCCGAAAACATGCTGAAATATTCGGAATACAGCTTCAATGAGATCGCACAGATCCTCGCATACCGGTCGCAAAGCCACTTTTCGAAAGTGTTTAAAAAACATAGCGGCATGACACCGGGGGAGTACCGCGCCAAGTATTCACAGAACGGCATTTGGCCGGAGTAG
- a CDS encoding alpha/beta hydrolase yields the protein MVDGSRGGGKRAIAVVACPMVIAVIAGIVGLVIAWLLSDVFVVFGVELGPRVIAWAGCGCAIVGFAVSHVMLHRGVLRAVAVILVVCAVFSTATGIDQAYGEYATIGSLFGQDSYREADLTGMAKRSDLISVTQWRQEAADGSISDIPAHGEVSKVNIPATTSHFEARQALVYLPPAALVTAKHKPALPVILMMSGQPGSPGRVFAAGGIQTMMDDYAQHHGGLAPIVIAADQLGDDSHNTLCVDSPVYGKALTYLTKDVVDWVKTNLPAAWQAQDWAIAGFSQGATCSLQIGANHPNLFGTIIPTGSELKPTNGSESSMISRFFHGDRTAYEKQIPINAIRNHAPSNQTLVIGAGERDRESVRNVELIAPVAQQEGMHVTAVESLGNAHDWHAVRDTLRYGLVVFGYNTGLSDAKPKLADYPNLKRITI from the coding sequence ATGGTTGACGGAAGCCGTGGCGGTGGTAAACGTGCAATTGCCGTAGTTGCGTGTCCGATGGTGATTGCGGTTATTGCCGGCATTGTCGGATTGGTGATTGCCTGGTTGCTGTCGGACGTGTTTGTGGTGTTCGGTGTTGAGCTGGGCCCGCGTGTGATCGCGTGGGCTGGTTGCGGTTGCGCGATCGTCGGTTTTGCGGTCAGCCATGTGATGCTGCATAGGGGAGTGTTGCGTGCCGTCGCCGTAATACTGGTGGTATGCGCAGTGTTTTCCACCGCCACCGGCATCGATCAGGCGTATGGAGAATATGCCACCATCGGATCATTGTTCGGCCAAGACTCCTATCGCGAAGCCGACCTGACGGGAATGGCGAAACGCAGCGATTTGATTAGCGTCACGCAATGGAGGCAGGAAGCGGCAGACGGTAGCATCAGCGATATTCCCGCACATGGCGAAGTCAGTAAAGTAAATATTCCAGCCACAACATCGCATTTCGAAGCGCGACAGGCGCTGGTATATCTACCGCCTGCAGCGCTTGTCACAGCCAAACACAAGCCGGCGTTGCCGGTCATACTGATGATGAGCGGCCAGCCGGGCTCTCCGGGGCGCGTGTTTGCCGCGGGTGGCATTCAAACCATGATGGACGATTACGCGCAGCATCATGGCGGACTCGCACCCATTGTTATTGCGGCCGACCAGTTGGGAGACGATTCGCATAACACCCTATGCGTGGATTCGCCGGTGTACGGCAAGGCGTTGACCTACTTGACGAAAGATGTGGTCGACTGGGTGAAAACCAATCTTCCTGCGGCATGGCAAGCACAAGATTGGGCGATCGCAGGTTTTTCACAGGGGGCCACATGTTCGCTGCAAATCGGTGCGAACCATCCGAATTTGTTCGGCACCATCATCCCCACCGGCAGCGAGCTCAAACCGACCAATGGCAGTGAAAGCAGTATGATCAGCCGGTTCTTTCACGGCGATCGCACCGCATATGAGAAGCAGATTCCCATCAACGCTATTCGCAACCATGCGCCTTCGAACCAGACGCTTGTGATCGGCGCGGGGGAGCGTGATCGCGAGTCTGTGCGCAATGTCGAACTCATTGCACCGGTTGCTCAACAGGAGGGCATGCATGTTACGGCAGTCGAATCGCTCGGCAATGCGCATGACTGGCATGCCGTGCGAGACACGTTGCGGTATGGGCTTGTCGTATTCGGTTATAACACGGGACTGAGTGATGCTAAGCCGAAATTGGCTGACTATCCGAATCTTAAACGCATCACGATCTGA
- a CDS encoding histidine phosphatase family protein has translation MGMPLDLYVIRHGESEANVIISAGEQGDNSLYTQDNVTVPDRSWRLTATGRKQADCIGRWLVSQQPLFDRYLVSPYVRTRETAATMALPKAKWEETRVLRERSWGEINTITKDDFKTNYARNWMFKNTDPLYWRPPAGESIADVAENRVHNLLTSLNRKSDAESVVMVSHGDLMLALMLTLEDLSDEEFMHRAASDEWKITNCTCFHYSRRDPATGRTHKRFCWEQTARPVFDDAEGRWAVKVDDWREFKRPVLSNGDLVDVVHAVDRHL, from the coding sequence ATGGGAATGCCCCTTGATTTGTATGTGATTCGACATGGCGAATCCGAAGCGAACGTGATTATCAGTGCCGGTGAACAGGGTGACAACTCGCTGTATACGCAGGACAACGTCACCGTGCCCGACCGTTCGTGGAGGCTTACGGCCACCGGCCGCAAGCAGGCGGACTGCATCGGCCGCTGGCTGGTCTCACAGCAGCCATTGTTCGACCGCTACCTCGTCTCGCCGTACGTGCGCACGCGTGAGACGGCTGCCACGATGGCCCTGCCTAAGGCGAAATGGGAGGAGACACGCGTGCTGCGCGAACGCTCCTGGGGTGAGATCAATACCATCACGAAAGACGATTTCAAAACCAATTACGCGCGTAACTGGATGTTCAAGAACACTGATCCGCTGTATTGGCGTCCGCCGGCGGGCGAATCGATCGCCGATGTGGCCGAAAACCGCGTGCATAATCTGCTCACATCCCTGAACCGCAAGTCGGACGCAGAATCCGTGGTGATGGTCAGTCACGGCGACCTCATGCTGGCGCTTATGCTCACTTTGGAGGACTTGTCCGACGAGGAATTCATGCACCGTGCGGCGTCCGACGAATGGAAGATCACTAATTGTACGTGCTTCCATTATTCGCGCCGTGATCCGGCGACCGGGCGTACGCATAAGCGGTTCTGTTGGGAGCAGACCGCCCGCCCGGTGTTCGACGATGCGGAAGGTCGTTGGGCGGTGAAAGTGGACGATTGGCGTGAATTCAAGCGTCCAGTGCTGTCGAATGGCGATTTGGTGGACGTTGTTCATGCGGTTGACCGTCACCTGTGA
- a CDS encoding SDR family NAD(P)-dependent oxidoreductase has product MSTAAGKKIAIVTGSALGLGYELTRQLIAKGWFVAGIDFNGARQAELSKAFAADEYRAFVGDISDESFVKNSVAAISKIGHIDLLINNAGQPSFKVPTAYEAADVDKCLKGLKGMVLWSVETLKADGERDLKIANVMSTAATRGNPNESVYCATKWGEKGYTKSLQAAYKGTSVKIVGVYPGGIDTPFYRDSHDYVSEEKQHTFMRANQLAEVILFNLVNEANLTVTDIEINRNPA; this is encoded by the coding sequence ATGAGCACTGCAGCAGGAAAGAAGATCGCTATCGTCACCGGTTCCGCGCTTGGATTGGGATATGAGCTGACTCGACAGCTGATCGCCAAAGGATGGTTTGTTGCTGGTATTGATTTCAATGGCGCACGTCAGGCGGAGTTGTCAAAGGCTTTTGCTGCCGACGAATACAGAGCTTTTGTGGGGGATATTTCCGACGAATCGTTCGTGAAGAACTCTGTTGCCGCAATCTCGAAAATCGGTCATATCGATTTGCTGATCAACAATGCCGGGCAGCCTTCGTTCAAAGTCCCGACCGCATACGAGGCGGCCGATGTGGACAAGTGTCTGAAGGGGCTGAAAGGCATGGTGTTGTGGAGTGTGGAAACGCTGAAAGCAGACGGTGAGCGGGATCTCAAAATCGCCAACGTCATGTCTACTGCGGCAACGCGAGGCAACCCCAACGAATCCGTGTACTGCGCCACCAAGTGGGGTGAGAAGGGCTACACCAAGAGTTTGCAGGCCGCATACAAGGGGACCAGTGTGAAAATCGTGGGTGTCTATCCGGGTGGCATCGACACCCCGTTCTACCGTGACAGCCATGACTACGTTTCAGAAGAAAAGCAGCATACCTTCATGCGTGCCAACCAACTGGCCGAAGTGATTCTGTTCAATCTGGTCAACGAAGCGAATCTGACCGTCACTGATATCGAAATCAACCGCAATCCGGCGTGA
- a CDS encoding ABC transporter permease, protein MSGNYYSIDIWGLLIALVMVAVAAGISEAMRMGIGKTLLWSACRALLQLCAMGFIMEFVIKSNNPWLVLLLVMFMLIAAVQITLSRAKGVPKGLAGPVFLSLVITMLIMISLVTELIIRPQPWYAPQLVVPLTGMLLGNTVSALAVGLSRFFESMKERRDEVDTLLALGATAWEAARPSIVSSIRLGLLPTTASLASSGIVTVPGMMAGQIIAGGNPIDAAKYQFLILAAIAALTLLADSLIMVMAYRKCFTADDQYNPITG, encoded by the coding sequence ATGAGCGGCAATTACTATTCCATTGATATTTGGGGTCTGCTTATCGCATTGGTTATGGTTGCCGTGGCCGCGGGCATTTCCGAAGCGATGCGCATGGGCATTGGCAAGACACTGCTATGGTCGGCGTGCCGCGCGTTGCTGCAATTGTGCGCCATGGGTTTCATTATGGAGTTCGTCATCAAGTCGAACAATCCATGGCTGGTGCTGCTGCTGGTGATGTTCATGCTGATCGCGGCCGTGCAAATCACCCTGTCTCGTGCCAAGGGTGTACCAAAAGGCTTGGCCGGCCCCGTGTTTTTGAGCTTGGTCATCACCATGCTCATTATGATTTCGTTGGTCACCGAATTGATCATTCGCCCGCAACCGTGGTATGCGCCGCAATTGGTGGTACCGTTGACCGGCATGCTGCTTGGCAATACCGTGTCCGCTTTGGCGGTTGGATTGAGCCGGTTCTTCGAAAGCATGAAGGAACGCCGTGACGAAGTGGATACGCTGCTGGCGTTGGGTGCGACCGCTTGGGAAGCCGCGCGCCCATCCATCGTCTCGTCGATTCGTTTGGGTCTGCTGCCGACTACCGCCTCGCTGGCTTCCAGCGGCATTGTGACGGTGCCTGGCATGATGGCCGGTCAGATCATCGCCGGCGGCAATCCTATCGATGCTGCGAAATACCAGTTCCTGATTCTCGCCGCCATCGCAGCGTTGACGCTTCTGGCTGACAGTCTCATTATGGTGATGGCGTACCGTAAGTGCTTCACCGCAGACGACCAATACAATCCGATTACAGGCTGA
- a CDS encoding DEAD/DEAH box helicase, whose protein sequence is MPDTVFDEDTLAAASEAMGEEEERPLTFAELGVPGPLVRVLAADDKKTAFPIQADTLPDSLAGRDILGRGRTGSGKTLAFSIPLVARLGEVDANEYENMSQFRHEVDRVKQAHAKERRADDFVPHPRGLVLAPTRELANQINDVLMPLAQIYGINTTTVYGGVRYARQIRDLQAGADIVVACPGRLEDLIEQGALTLDKVEVAVIDEADEMADMGFLPPVKRLLGQISFDAQIMLFSATLDHGVDEVVETFLSDPKVHSVDSATATVDEMTHHVFKTTQGNRHELVRTLASGKGRRILFTRTKFQTQKLAKDLTQNGIPAAELHGNLSQNQRDRNLAAFNSGDVNVMVATDVAARGIDVSGVELVVQVEPPEDPKSFLHRSGRTARAGHSGDVVTIILPNQRRRTRRMMREAGLTVEPIDVTPDSPEVLELVGEVAEPVFGWTLEQSQPVGNPRRRKNGKGGADGERSGRPNRSGGRNKDRGKDKGGKPFKSERKDRRDRDQREERNDSAKKFEPKKNRAERRAAKFEGRDNREFEAREHRWEHPEIQEERREQHEEKRNNKRREKYTRLHEQQRSDNEQRETTNKRRNDGDYGNTDNRRKPGKKKSGQLAKRQGAPSKKQRKSEARAERRYDDDRRSKGKKYDERSSDAKRYDRHTEVKRGGRGERHDKHAGQSRHRHANIRKAPFRTR, encoded by the coding sequence GTGCCCGATACCGTTTTTGATGAAGATACCCTCGCAGCCGCTTCCGAAGCGATGGGCGAGGAAGAGGAACGCCCGCTGACATTCGCCGAACTCGGCGTTCCTGGTCCGCTGGTCCGCGTGCTTGCGGCCGATGACAAGAAAACCGCTTTTCCGATTCAGGCCGACACGCTTCCCGATTCGTTGGCTGGGCGAGACATTCTTGGCCGCGGTCGTACCGGCTCCGGTAAGACGTTGGCGTTCTCGATTCCGCTGGTCGCTCGTCTGGGTGAAGTGGATGCCAACGAATATGAGAATATGAGCCAGTTCCGCCATGAGGTTGATCGTGTGAAGCAGGCTCATGCCAAGGAGCGGCGCGCCGATGATTTCGTGCCTCATCCGCGTGGCTTGGTGCTTGCTCCGACCCGTGAGCTTGCCAACCAGATCAACGACGTGCTGATGCCACTTGCCCAGATATACGGCATCAACACCACTACCGTGTATGGCGGCGTACGTTATGCCCGTCAGATCCGTGACCTTCAGGCCGGTGCCGATATTGTGGTGGCTTGCCCAGGTCGTCTTGAGGATTTGATCGAACAGGGCGCGCTCACCTTGGACAAGGTTGAGGTCGCGGTTATTGATGAGGCCGACGAAATGGCCGATATGGGCTTCCTTCCGCCAGTCAAGCGACTGCTCGGCCAGATTTCGTTCGACGCACAGATTATGCTGTTCTCCGCCACGCTCGACCATGGTGTGGACGAAGTGGTGGAAACCTTCCTGTCTGATCCGAAGGTGCATAGCGTTGATTCCGCGACGGCGACCGTTGACGAGATGACCCACCATGTGTTCAAAACCACGCAGGGCAACCGTCACGAGCTGGTGCGCACCCTCGCTTCCGGCAAGGGCCGTCGCATTCTGTTCACACGTACCAAATTCCAGACGCAGAAGCTTGCCAAGGATTTAACGCAGAACGGCATTCCTGCGGCCGAATTGCACGGCAACCTGAGCCAGAACCAGCGTGACCGCAATCTGGCCGCTTTCAACTCCGGCGATGTGAACGTTATGGTGGCCACCGATGTGGCTGCGCGAGGCATCGACGTTTCCGGTGTGGAACTCGTAGTGCAGGTCGAACCGCCGGAAGATCCGAAATCCTTCCTGCATCGTTCCGGACGAACCGCGCGAGCCGGTCATTCCGGTGACGTGGTGACCATCATTCTGCCGAACCAGCGCCGCAGAACCCGTCGCATGATGCGTGAGGCCGGGCTGACGGTCGAACCGATCGACGTGACCCCTGATTCGCCGGAAGTGTTGGAACTCGTTGGTGAAGTGGCCGAGCCGGTGTTCGGCTGGACGCTTGAGCAGTCGCAGCCGGTAGGAAATCCGCGCCGTAGGAAGAATGGCAAGGGGGGTGCCGACGGCGAACGTTCCGGCAGGCCGAACCGTTCCGGCGGGCGTAACAAGGATCGCGGCAAAGACAAGGGCGGCAAGCCGTTTAAGTCCGAACGTAAGGATCGTCGTGATCGCGACCAGCGTGAGGAGCGTAACGACAGCGCGAAGAAGTTCGAGCCGAAGAAGAACCGTGCGGAACGTCGTGCCGCCAAGTTCGAAGGTCGTGACAATCGTGAATTCGAAGCGCGTGAACATCGTTGGGAACATCCTGAAATTCAGGAGGAACGCCGCGAACAGCACGAGGAAAAGCGCAACAACAAACGTCGTGAAAAGTACACGCGCCTGCATGAGCAGCAGCGCAGCGACAATGAACAGCGCGAAACAACGAACAAGCGTAGGAACGACGGCGATTACGGCAATACCGACAATCGCAGGAAGCCGGGAAAGAAGAAGTCCGGACAGCTTGCGAAAAGGCAGGGTGCGCCAAGCAAGAAGCAGCGTAAGTCTGAAGCCCGTGCCGAGCGTCGATACGACGACGATCGTCGGTCTAAAGGCAAGAAGTATGACGAGCGTTCCTCGGATGCGAAACGCTATGACCGTCATACGGAAGTCAAGCGTGGCGGTCGCGGCGAACGTCATGACAAGCATGCAGGGCAGTCACGGCATCGTCATGCGAACATCAGGAAAGCGCCATTCCGTACGCGTTGA